ACTTCCTAATAAGAGTTCATTTTTACCTAGGCGTTGCATGCGATTGCCCGAGCTCTCCAGACCAAGTATCATGCTCCCTTTCAATTGCTCCCTCGTCTTATCCAGTTCTGATTGGTTCACACCACGGCGACGAATATCTTCTAATATGTGCCACACCACATCCAATACTTCATCTTCTTGCCCAGGGCGAGTACCTGCATAAATCGTAAACAATCCACCATCTAGATAAGCAGAATGATGCGAAAAGACGGAGTAAGCCAGGCCTCGCTCCTCACGAATTTCTTGAAAAAGACGAGAGCTCATATTCCCACCTAACAAATTACTAAACAGAATAGATGCGTAAATGCGGGAGTCACGGATAGACACCCCAGGTAAGCCAAATGCCATGTGAGCTTGTTCCGTCTCTTTTTTACGCACCTGTACCCCCGCTTCGTACGTAACAGTCACATCTGGCCCATGATCAACGCTAGGATACTCAACGGCAAAAAACTTTTCTATAATCTGTAGATAATCAGTTGGCAGGTGTCCTGCCACTGCAATCACCAAATTTTCTCCGTCGTATCTCTCGCTACGATAAGTCATCAATTCGGAACGCGTAAAAGAACGTACAGTCTCTTCCGTGCCTAAGATCGGCATTCCCAAAGGGTGAGAACCCATCACAGCTGTCGAGAGAAGATCATGCACGAGATCATCAGGAGTATCTTCTACCATGTAGATCTCTTCTAGCACTACCTTCTTCTCTTTTTCTATTTCTTCTTCTGAAAAAACAGAATGCAAATACATGTCCGACAGAATAGAAGCCGCTTTTCCAAAATGTTGATCTAATACCTTAGCATAATAGCAAGTCATCTCTTTGGAGGTGAAGGCATTAAACATCCCACCAATTTCATCGAAAGCTTCAGCTATTTGACGAGCGGTTCGCTCCTCGGTACCCTTGAACATCATATGCTCGATAAAGTGCGAAATCCCGTTTTTATCTTTTGTTTCATGGCGCGAACCGGCCCCAACCCACAATCCGAGCGATACGGATCGCACATGGGGAAGATGTTCCGCAATTACACGAACACCATTCGCCAAATGATGTTTTTCGATCACAACAAACCTCCTCATTCACCCAGAAAAACAAAAATCCCCCCGAAGGAAGTTAATCTCACTATATCAAAATGAGGGAAGAGGTACAAGCTATTTTACTCGTTCTGCTGAAAGAACATCGCTGACCGTATCCAGCCCAATGCCTTTATCTTCAATGGCTGTAATACCTTCAGCTAATGCCTCCACGGTCGGCCTGGTCGGGTGCATCAAAACAAGTGATCCGTTTTCTGCTTTGCCCATGCGAGCAACAACCTGCGCTGGGGTTGTATTTTTTCTCCAATCGATGGTATCCACCGTCCATAACACTGTAGCCAATTCTAACTGATGGGCAACATCCACTACACGTTGATTGTAATCTCCCGCAGGTGGGGCAAACCACTTAGATGAAAGCCCGAGATGTTGAGAGATTAATTCCTCCGTCTTGGCAATCTCTTGCCTCACCTGTCCAGCGCTTATTCGACTCATCAGCGGATGAGAATAACCATGATTGCCCACCTCATGTCCCTCTGCTATCAATTTCTTCGCTTCGTTGGGGTTTTTGGCTAGCCAGGATCCATCCAGAAAAAAGGTTGCCTTCACCTCATGCTGACGCAGAATAGATAACATCTCGGGTAGATGCTCAGTTCCCCAAGCAACATTAATCATTAATGCCGCTAATGGCTTTGCTTCATTGCCCCGATAAATGGGATGAGCACCCCATTCATCTAAGGATTTTTTCGTTTTAATTTCCCGATATTGCCATGCGATCTTTTCGGTATCCGACAATTTCTTTGTTTCCTCTACCGTTCGTTCTACATCCACCTCGATCCCATTATAACCGGGGATCAACCCCCATACTCTATCCACACGTGCCTCGATAGGTTCCTCTCGCCTCTTCTCTTTTTCCTCCTCGATCCGTTTCTTCAATGGATCTAATAGAGGTGCTAGTGTAGCTTGCGATTCTTGTAGAGAAAAAGCATATTCCGTCATCGGTGTAGATTGAAGGAGCGCACCCGTGATCATGGCTACGAATATAACAACCCATACTTTTCGAATCCGTGGCTCCACCTACTTCCAGCTCCTCTACTAAAGATGCTACTACCATATGCAAAGAAACAAGCCTCTATGCACACGAAAAAAGAGACAGATCGCTCTGACTCTTTTTGTTTCCTACTACTTTTATTTTGCAGCTGATTCAGCTTTTAATACTTCCTTACGCGAAAGATTGATCCGACCTTGCCCATCGATCTCCGTCACTTTTACAGTGATCTTATCTCCGACAGAAACCACATCTTCCACTTTGTTCACCCGCTCCAGAGCAAGTTGTGAAACATGAACCAAGCCTTCTTTACCTGGGATCACTTCTACGAATGCCCCGTACTTCTCCACTCGCTTTACCGTACCCAGATAGATATCACCGACAACAACCTCACGCACTAATCCTTCGATAATCGATTTGGCCTCATCGTTTTTCTCTGGATCGCTAGAAGCAATAAAGATACGACCATCTTGCTCGATATCAATCTTTACACCTGTCTCATCAATAATCTTATTGATGACGCGACCACTTGGTCCGATTACATCGCGAATCTTATCCGGATCTATACGCAAAGTTAAGATCTTAGGTGCATACTCGGATAATTGTTGTCGTGGTAATTGTAGCGCTTGTGCCATGTTGTCTAGCACTTCAAGACGTGCTTTACGCGCCTGTTCCAATGCTTCTGTTAAAATCTGACGGTCAATTCCTTTGATCTTGATATCCATCTGTAAAGCCGTAATGCCCTCTGCTGTTCCTGCCACTTTAAAGTCCATATCGCCCAAGTGATCTTCCATTCCTTGAATATCCGTCAGTACCTGGACTTTATCTCCTTCTTTGATCAGACCCATGGCAATTCCAGCTACGGGAGCCTTAATTGGCACACCTGCATCCATCAAAGCGAGGGTGGAAGCACAAATACTAGCTTGTGATGAGGAACCATTTGATTCTAGCACCTCTGATACCAGGCGCATCGTATAGGGAAACACTTCTTCTGAGGGTATCACCGGGTCGAGCGCACGTTCACCCAACGCTCCATGCCCTACTTCGCGACGCCCAGGACCACGTACTGGACGTGCCTCCCCTACACTATACGGCGGAAAGTTATAGTGATGCATAAAGCGCTTCGATTCCTCTAAATCGAGACCATCTAAAATCTGCACATCGCCTAAAGCACCTAGAGTACAGACACTAAGTACTTGAGTTTGTCCCCGCTTAAACAAGCCTGACCCATGTGTACGCGGCAAAATGTTAACTTGGCTCGACAAGGGCCGAATTTCTTCCGGACTACGACCATCTGGACGCTTTCCTTCATCAAGAATGAGACGACGTACCTCTTCTTTTACGATTTGATCCAATACGCCCTTCATCTCGGACTCATACTCATCTGCGGGATATGTTTCCACTAGTGAAGCA
This sequence is a window from Mechercharimyces sp. CAU 1602. Protein-coding genes within it:
- a CDS encoding pitrilysin family protein; amino-acid sequence: MIEKHHLANGVRVIAEHLPHVRSVSLGLWVGAGSRHETKDKNGISHFIEHMMFKGTEERTARQIAEAFDEIGGMFNAFTSKEMTCYYAKVLDQHFGKAASILSDMYLHSVFSEEEIEKEKKVVLEEIYMVEDTPDDLVHDLLSTAVMGSHPLGMPILGTEETVRSFTRSELMTYRSERYDGENLVIAVAGHLPTDYLQIIEKFFAVEYPSVDHGPDVTVTYEAGVQVRKKETEQAHMAFGLPGVSIRDSRIYASILFSNLLGGNMSSRLFQEIREERGLAYSVFSHHSAYLDGGLFTIYAGTRPGQEDEVLDVVWHILEDIRRRGVNQSELDKTREQLKGSMILGLESSGNRMQRLGKNELLLGSHLSIDEIIEKVDAVTEQDIHSLAKSLLSQPMAMAIVSPNGKVPSSYRRDLFV
- a CDS encoding polyribonucleotide nucleotidyltransferase, with amino-acid sequence MEAMVYEMMLAGRKLKLEVGKYANQASGAVMVHYGDSVVLATVTGSKEPKDLPFFPLTVNYEERLYAVGKIPGGFIKREGKPSDKAVLASRLIDRPIRPLFPEGYRNEVQVMTTVMSVDQDCSTEMAAMIGASVALSISNIPFDGPIAGAIVGRVNGEWIVNPTVEQQEQSDVHLVVAGTKDAINMVEAGATGASEADMLEAIMVGHDAIKDVISLIERVAAEIGEEKMEPKLYEFDQKLEDEIRSMATERLATATQTVDKQERQLAIDTISEEVIASLVETYPADEYESEMKGVLDQIVKEEVRRLILDEGKRPDGRSPEEIRPLSSQVNILPRTHGSGLFKRGQTQVLSVCTLGALGDVQILDGLDLEESKRFMHHYNFPPYSVGEARPVRGPGRREVGHGALGERALDPVIPSEEVFPYTMRLVSEVLESNGSSSQASICASTLALMDAGVPIKAPVAGIAMGLIKEGDKVQVLTDIQGMEDHLGDMDFKVAGTAEGITALQMDIKIKGIDRQILTEALEQARKARLEVLDNMAQALQLPRQQLSEYAPKILTLRIDPDKIRDVIGPSGRVINKIIDETGVKIDIEQDGRIFIASSDPEKNDEAKSIIEGLVREVVVGDIYLGTVKRVEKYGAFVEVIPGKEGLVHVSQLALERVNKVEDVVSVGDKITVKVTEIDGQGRINLSRKEVLKAESAAK
- a CDS encoding polysaccharide deacetylase family protein — its product is MEPRIRKVWVVIFVAMITGALLQSTPMTEYAFSLQESQATLAPLLDPLKKRIEEEKEKRREEPIEARVDRVWGLIPGYNGIEVDVERTVEETKKLSDTEKIAWQYREIKTKKSLDEWGAHPIYRGNEAKPLAALMINVAWGTEHLPEMLSILRQHEVKATFFLDGSWLAKNPNEAKKLIAEGHEVGNHGYSHPLMSRISAGQVRQEIAKTEELISQHLGLSSKWFAPPAGDYNQRVVDVAHQLELATVLWTVDTIDWRKNTTPAQVVARMGKAENGSLVLMHPTRPTVEALAEGITAIEDKGIGLDTVSDVLSAERVK